Below is a window of Roseivirga misakiensis DNA.
ATGGACATCCCTTTCACTGTAATTGAATTCTTTGTCAAAATATCTGATCTCAAAAGCTACTCTAAATTTATTGGCGTTGGGTATTACCCAACCAGTCAAGAAAAAGCTAACGATGGCGATGATCACAGAACCAAAAAAGAACGGCCTGAGCATTCTAGGGTAACTCACTCCTCCACTAAGGATCGCAATGATTTCAGTATGACTGGCGAGTTTGGAGGTCACAAATACTGTCGCGATAAAAACGGTTATCGGTGTAATTAGGTTGGCAATATATGGCGCGTAGGAAAGGAAATACCTCAGTATAAGACTTGGTGGTACATCGTTCTTTATAAAGCTTTCGTTTCTTTCAGAGTAGGTAATGATCAATACAATCGCTACAAGAATAGCCACCACGAACACAAATGTGGTCAAGAACTTCTTGAGAATATATCGATCTAGAATATTCATTAAAGTCTAGTCGTAAGCTTTTTAACCATGACGTTTTTCCAATCAATAAACGTGCCTTGTTCAATATGTTTTCGGGCCTCGTCTACCAACCACAAATAAAAAGCAAGATTATGAATACTGGCTATTTGAGCGCCTAAATACTCTTTACTATGAGTTAAGTGTCTCAAATAAGCTTTGCTATAGAAGGTATCGACATATCCACCTAAAGCTTCATCAATAGGAGAATAATCCTTTTTCCATTTCTCATTCTTAATGTTGATGATCCCCTCTGATGTAAACAATAAACCATGTCGTGCATTCCTCGTCGGCATAACGCAGTCAAACATATCGACGCCAAGCGCTATGCATTCCAAAATATTTTCTGGCGTGCCAACGCCCATAAGATATCTGGGCTTGTCTTTTGGCAGAATATTGCAGACAATTTCAGTATGCTCGTACATCATTTCCGCTGGTTCTCCTACAGAAAGACCTCCTATGGCATTTCCCTCTCTACCAAACGAAGCAATTGTCTCGGCAGACTTTTCTCGCAAGTCTTTGTAGGTACTCCCTTGAACGATTGGAAAAAGTGTTTGACTATAACCATACTTACTTGATGTAGCATCAAATCGATCGCAACACCTTTTCAGCCATCTATGGGTCATTTCCATGGATTCTCTTGCATAACCATATTCGCAAGGATATGGCGTACACTCATCAAAAGCCATGATGATATCTGCACCTATCGTTCTTTGGATGTCAATGGCATATTCTGGGGTGAATGTATGTTTGGAGCCATCGATGTGAGATTTAAAAGTGACCCCCTCTTCTTTGATCTTTCGTGTATTGGCCAATGAATAAACTTGGTACCCGCCTGAATCGGTAAGCATTGGCCTATCCCAACCGTTAAATTTATGTAGGCCACCAGCTCCTTCAATTACATCCAGCCCAGGCCTTAAATAAAGATGATAAGTGTTGCCTAAAATGATCTGAGCAGCTACATCTTCTTTTAGCTCTCTTTGATGGACCGCTTTAACAGTTCCAGCTGTCCCCACAGGCATGAAAATGGGTGTTTTAATCTCCCCATGGTCGGTTGAAATGACCCCCGATCTGGCTTTCGAACCGCTATCTTCTGCTACTAACTTAAAGTCCATTCTCACTATTTGATCGCACAAAAATAGCAGTATTGGTCAATTCTTATTTCTTTGAAACTTATTCTTTCCAGAATGACCACCCTGTTATTGATCATTTTCATTTCATTACTCCTTATTCAGGTCTATTTTTTCGTTCGATTTGATTGGGCGATAAAGTCAAACAACAAAGATGCTGGTGATCACAAGCCATCAGTCTCTGTAATTGTAGCTGCCAGAAATGAAGCCGAAAACCTGCCTAAACTTCTGGAACTTCTAGTTAAGCAAGACCACCCAGAATTTGAAATCATTATCATAAATGATCGATCAAATGACGATACGAAGCTCATTGTCGAGTCATATAGCGCTGTTATTGAAAAGGTAAGACTGATTAATATTGAGGAACTTCCTTCTCATTGGACGGGTAAAAAACATGCAATTTATCAAGGAATACAAAAGGCTAGAAATGAGATTTTACTTTTCACAGATGCCGATTGCCTACCTTACTCGAATCGATGGATAAGCCATATGAGTGGACCTTTTTCGAAAGGTGTAGATATCGTACTTGGGCTTTCACCTTACCAAAAACGTAAAGGTTTTCTAAACCAGTTTATTCAATTCGAAACTTTATTCGTAGCACTGCAGTACGTTGGCTTTACCAAACTTGGAAATCCATATATGGGTATCGGAAGAAATATGGCCGTTAGAAAAGCGAAATACAATCTAGCATGGCTCGAATCCAACGCTCATCTAGAAGGTGGAGACGATGACTTAATCGTCAACAAACTAGCGAGGAAAGGAAATACGGCCGTAGTCACTCAAAAAGAGGGTCAAACCTGTTCGATTCCAGAAACTAAGTGGTCGGCATATTTCAAACAAAAAACCAGACACTTATCCGCTGGTCAGTACTATCAGAAAAAAGATAGAACGCTTTTGGCTGTTTTTACGTTATCAATCCTATTTGGGTGGTTATTATTTCTCTCGTTATTGGTAAGTGCTATTAACCCGTATTTCATTTTGACTGCATTCACGCTCAGGAGCTTGTCATTTTATATTATCTTTGCGCGCATTGGTCGAAAATTCGGATCTCCTGTGAACTTATGGGCTATCCCGTTGTTAGACTTATGTTACAGCATTTATTATCCTATTACGGGTTTAAAAGCGTTGTTAACTAAAAATATTCAATGGAAGTAGGAAAGCAGTTTTCAGATAAAGCACTTGAGGATTTCAGACTCATAGACTTAGCAGTCTCTGGTCAAAATCAACAGGCCTTTGCTGATTTAATGCAGCGCTATAAAAAGCCTGTATATCATATGATTCTTAAGATGATTAGGAATGTAGATGATGCTGAAGACCTTACCATAGAAGCCTTTGCCAAGGCTTTTAAAAACCTCCACAAATTCAAAAAAGACTTTACGTTCAGTACTTGGTTGTTCAGGATAGCTACCAATAACACCATTGATTTTATTCGTAAAAAGCGGTTAGACACCATGAGTCTAGACACCTCTTATAAAGATGATAATGGTGACTCTGTATCTATCGACGTACAGGATAGAAATTTAAATCCACAAGAAGAGGCAATCAAGGCACAGAAAATCGAATTGGTTAGAATGTTTGTGACAAAGCTGCCAGCGAAATATCAGCGTTTAGTGAAACTTCGCTATTTCGATGAGTTAAGTTATGATGAGATTGCAAAAGAATTAGGTGCCCCACTTGGTACTGTTAAAGCGCAGCTTCATCGCGCACGCGAACTCATGTATGATCTCGTAAAAAGTAAAAAGGATCATATTTAAGCATCAGTTAATTCCTGCTGATAAATCATTTTTTAGATCATAACCGATATGGCGCTTATCCAAAAGTATTTCCCTGAATTAAGCCCAAAACAGTTAGAGCAGTTTTCAAGATTGCCGGAACTTTACGCACATTGGAATAATCAAATCAATGTAGTGTCAAGAAAAGACATTGAAAATATAGATGAACGCCACATCCTCCACTCTTTGGCTATTGCCAAAGTTACCTCCTTTAAAAAAGGTACGACGCTATTAGACGTTGGCACAGGCGGAGGTTTTCCAGGTATTCCTTTAGCGATTCTCTTTCCTGATTGCGAATTCCATCTAATTGATTCGATCGGTAAGAAAATCAAAGTTGTAAATGCCATTGCAGAAGCATTAGGCCTAGAAAATGTAAAAGCTGAACATTGTAGAGCCGAAAAGGTCAAAGAATCCTATGACTTCGTGATTAGTCGTGCGGTTACTCGACTAGGCAGATTTTATCCTTGGGTGAGAAAGAATTTCAACCAAAGATCAAAGCACAAGGTGAAAAATGGCATTCTCTACTTAAAAGGTGGAGATTTGATGGAAGAATTAAGCGAGTCTCGTTTAAAGAAAATAGCCACTTATAAATTAAGTGACTATTTCGAAGAGGAATTTTTTGAGACCAAGAAGGTCATACATGTTCCTGCTCAATAATCTAATTCTTCAGGTTTTTTCGCTGTAAAAATCAAAATACAGTAGATACCTAGAAGTGTTCCGAACGGAAAATTCAATAAGCTTATCACCCCATAAATTAAGCCTGGTATATTAGCCCATTTTTTTTGAGTCAGTAGCCCTACTCCAATAATCAGTCGAGGAACGAAAAATAGTAGCACTACACCCCACAGAATTGAGCTGATGATATCAAATACCCACAAGATATCTGGATCGAAATCGTCCTCTTTCATGGCCATATTGAGAATAAAGTCCATGAATTGATCGTAAAAGGCGAACATCAAAAGCCAGAAGGCACTGAATACGATAAAAATTATACCTATTACTTTTTTGTGTACGGGGTCGTTGAATTTCATCACTAAAGCGTTATATGTCCCCCAAGATAAAAAAAGTCTCTACAAGTAGAGACTTTTTGATCAGCAGTATAAACCGCTTATTCAAATCTTAACGACTCAATTGGGTCGAGGCTTGCTGCTCTTTTCGCTGGAATATAACCAGATACAATCCCCACGATGATACAGATTACCAATCCGACAGTAATCCAAACCCATGGGATAACGAATGCTCCCCCAAGGAAATTGGCGATAACATTCCCGACTATAATTCCCAAAATCGCTCCAACTATACCTCCCATTTGGCAGATCACGATGGCTTCTATCAAAAATTGCTGTAGAATTCTTTTAGGAGTAGCCCCTAAAGCTTTACGGACGCCTATCTCTCTAGTTCTTTCAGTCACCGTAACCATCATAATGTTCATCAGGCCAATTGCCGCACCAAGAAGTGTAACAGCCCCAATTCCAAAACCAGCCCATCGCATACCATTCGTAATATCATCCAGCGCCTCAGTCACAGAATCACTTCTTTCCAATTCGAAAGAGTCTTCTTGGCCGATCTCATCGCCTCTTACCTTGCGCATGAACCCAGTAGCTTCACCCATGGCGTAATCAATGTTTTCAGGGTTAGCAATCATGGTTGTAATATTAAACCTCATGCTACCTCTCCTATCTAAACGCTTAGCATTCAGCAGTGGAATGATAATATTTCTATCTTCTTCGGTGTCACCGCCAAAACCACCTTTTTCCTCCAACACACCAATGATTCGGTAATTGTTACCGTAAAATTTCACTGTTT
It encodes the following:
- a CDS encoding RNA polymerase sigma factor, yielding MEVGKQFSDKALEDFRLIDLAVSGQNQQAFADLMQRYKKPVYHMILKMIRNVDDAEDLTIEAFAKAFKNLHKFKKDFTFSTWLFRIATNNTIDFIRKKRLDTMSLDTSYKDDNGDSVSIDVQDRNLNPQEEAIKAQKIELVRMFVTKLPAKYQRLVKLRYFDELSYDEIAKELGAPLGTVKAQLHRARELMYDLVKSKKDHI
- a CDS encoding glycosyltransferase, giving the protein MTTLLLIIFISLLLIQVYFFVRFDWAIKSNNKDAGDHKPSVSVIVAARNEAENLPKLLELLVKQDHPEFEIIIINDRSNDDTKLIVESYSAVIEKVRLINIEELPSHWTGKKHAIYQGIQKARNEILLFTDADCLPYSNRWISHMSGPFSKGVDIVLGLSPYQKRKGFLNQFIQFETLFVALQYVGFTKLGNPYMGIGRNMAVRKAKYNLAWLESNAHLEGGDDDLIVNKLARKGNTAVVTQKEGQTCSIPETKWSAYFKQKTRHLSAGQYYQKKDRTLLAVFTLSILFGWLLFLSLLVSAINPYFILTAFTLRSLSFYIIFARIGRKFGSPVNLWAIPLLDLCYSIYYPITGLKALLTKNIQWK
- the tgt gene encoding tRNA guanosine(34) transglycosylase Tgt, with the translated sequence MDFKLVAEDSGSKARSGVISTDHGEIKTPIFMPVGTAGTVKAVHQRELKEDVAAQIILGNTYHLYLRPGLDVIEGAGGLHKFNGWDRPMLTDSGGYQVYSLANTRKIKEEGVTFKSHIDGSKHTFTPEYAIDIQRTIGADIIMAFDECTPYPCEYGYARESMEMTHRWLKRCCDRFDATSSKYGYSQTLFPIVQGSTYKDLREKSAETIASFGREGNAIGGLSVGEPAEMMYEHTEIVCNILPKDKPRYLMGVGTPENILECIALGVDMFDCVMPTRNARHGLLFTSEGIINIKNEKWKKDYSPIDEALGGYVDTFYSKAYLRHLTHSKEYLGAQIASIHNLAFYLWLVDEARKHIEQGTFIDWKNVMVKKLTTRL
- a CDS encoding ABC transporter permease, with product MNLGQNISEGINSIKGNVLRTVLTGLIIAIGITSLVGMLTAVDGIKSEIDSSLSNLGANSFDVNSKFVRGNRNGRKARAYEPIRFDEAMRFKEDFDYPSTTTVYTRASGSAEIKYEKKKTNPNISITGGDENYFTIKGIDIEKGRNFSSLEIQYGNYVCILGTEVVKSLFEKNEDPINKTVKFYGNNYRIIGVLEEKGGFGGDTEEDRNIIIPLLNAKRLDRRGSMRFNITTMIANPENIDYAMGEATGFMRKVRGDEIGQEDSFELERSDSVTEALDDITNGMRWAGFGIGAVTLLGAAIGLMNIMMVTVTERTREIGVRKALGATPKRILQQFLIEAIVICQMGGIVGAILGIIVGNVIANFLGGAFVIPWVWITVGLVICIIVGIVSGYIPAKRAASLDPIESLRFE
- the rsmG gene encoding 16S rRNA (guanine(527)-N(7))-methyltransferase RsmG, whose amino-acid sequence is MALIQKYFPELSPKQLEQFSRLPELYAHWNNQINVVSRKDIENIDERHILHSLAIAKVTSFKKGTTLLDVGTGGGFPGIPLAILFPDCEFHLIDSIGKKIKVVNAIAEALGLENVKAEHCRAEKVKESYDFVISRAVTRLGRFYPWVRKNFNQRSKHKVKNGILYLKGGDLMEELSESRLKKIATYKLSDYFEEEFFETKKVIHVPAQ